The sequence below is a genomic window from Synechococcus sp. PCC 7335.
ATTGATCCGCTCGAACATGCGATCATTGCCCGACTCTGGATTATCGGGATGAAAGTGCTTACTGAGCTGCCGATAGGCTTGCTTGATATCTTCATCACTGGCAGTGTTAGCGTCTAACCTAAACACTTGCCAAGGTCGAAAGTATTTGAAAATATCAATGCCATTAATACAGCCGTCACCAACTTGAGTATCTTCACCAGGCAGTACGCCTACAAACTGACGATAGAGCTGTTCCCAAGATTTCTTGAGCCGTAGGTTAAGCTTATCCATGCCGTCTGTTGCCATCTTGAATGCGCCAGACTTGCGCAATGTGGCCGTATCTTTTACCTCAAAATGTTCTAGAACAGCTTTTTTAAGCTTTGTCATAGACAA
It includes:
- a CDS encoding J domain-containing protein, encoding MAKKTISPKIFNKINSLARSEGISAQILEEFAIFVLENQRTKKSKPLSMTKLKKAVLEHFEVKDTATLRKSGAFKMATDGMDKLNLRLKKSWEQLYRQFVGVLPGEDTQVGDGCINGIDIFKYFRPWQVFRLDANTASDEDIKQAYRQLSKHFHPDNPESGNDRMFERINLMYRSIAAEA